One region of Natrinema salaciae genomic DNA includes:
- the artA gene encoding archaeosortase A produces MPALPATTAAGTTPVDLVTTGPTTILAAGIDSIPLSDSLAWIAIGVFVVAMVLEWRGAVDPARYLAAGAWVVFGLFWLTMVPHYYLEVKSPIQTLLTLAALPLCAYAGYLLVQGRESLLLLSRAVAFMGLFYLPAETIPVVKTWLIETTAAQTHFGMELLGHSPGIEEGLNGYQSRFAFDSDETVTGRTTYIIMSCTGIGSMAIFGGLIAAVDAPLRRKVVPFALSVGVIWFLNLVRNVFIGLASPWGWFQQDALVYVVTEFMGAPADRTSYIVAHNFIAQSLSIVALLGITYLVVRLLPEVLEPLEDVLYILTGTEYDLTDALGTEARADGGTTAASEPSSGPETER; encoded by the coding sequence ATGCCGGCCCTACCAGCGACGACCGCCGCGGGTACGACGCCCGTCGACCTCGTGACGACGGGACCCACGACGATCCTCGCCGCGGGTATCGATTCGATTCCGCTGTCGGATTCGCTCGCGTGGATCGCGATCGGCGTGTTCGTCGTCGCGATGGTCCTCGAGTGGCGCGGTGCCGTCGATCCTGCGCGGTATCTCGCCGCGGGGGCCTGGGTCGTCTTCGGGCTCTTCTGGCTGACGATGGTCCCCCACTACTATCTCGAGGTCAAGAGCCCGATCCAGACGCTGCTGACGCTCGCGGCGCTGCCGCTGTGTGCCTACGCCGGGTACCTGCTCGTGCAGGGGCGCGAGTCGTTGCTGCTGCTTTCGAGAGCGGTCGCGTTCATGGGTCTGTTCTACCTGCCCGCCGAAACGATCCCAGTCGTCAAGACCTGGCTCATCGAGACGACCGCCGCCCAGACCCACTTCGGGATGGAGCTCCTGGGTCACAGTCCCGGGATCGAGGAAGGCTTGAACGGCTACCAGAGCCGATTCGCCTTCGATTCCGACGAGACGGTGACCGGCCGCACGACCTACATCATCATGTCCTGTACCGGCATCGGCAGCATGGCCATCTTCGGCGGGCTCATCGCCGCAGTCGACGCACCGCTCAGGCGGAAGGTCGTCCCCTTCGCGCTCTCGGTCGGCGTCATCTGGTTCCTCAACCTCGTCCGAAACGTCTTCATCGGGCTGGCCTCGCCGTGGGGCTGGTTCCAGCAGGACGCGCTGGTCTACGTCGTCACGGAGTTCATGGGTGCGCCCGCCGACCGGACGTCCTACATCGTCGCCCACAACTTCATCGCGCAGTCGCTGTCGATCGTCGCCCTGCTTGGGATCACCTACCTCGTCGTCCGGCTGCTCCCCGAGGTCCTCGAGCCGCTCGAGGACGTCCTCTACATCCTGACCGGCACCGAGTACGATCTCACGGACGCCCTCGGGACGGAAGCCCGAGCCGACGGCGGGACGACGGCCGCGTCGGAACCGTCGTCCGGCCCCGAGACCGAGCGATGA
- a CDS encoding metallophosphoesterase yields the protein MTAVDVDVDVPFTLRDRAVAVPAAETLVLADVHFGKAAASSVDVPIDDGSDVVDRLRDRLAETRPTTVVVAGDLLHSFSRIPRGVERDLGRLADAVDEADADLIVTPGNHDAMLEEAFGGETVDEYALADGETVVCHGHEEPEAAADRYIVGHVHPALSIEGRKRPCFLYGPGQYCGADVLVLPAFTRLAAGSTVNRMAGRDFQTPVVRNADAFHPAIRDDASGETLWFPPLGECRRLL from the coding sequence ATGACCGCCGTCGACGTCGATGTCGACGTTCCGTTCACCCTCCGCGACCGCGCCGTCGCCGTCCCCGCCGCCGAGACGCTCGTCCTCGCGGACGTCCACTTCGGGAAGGCGGCCGCCTCGAGCGTCGACGTTCCGATCGACGATGGGAGCGACGTCGTCGATCGGCTGCGGGATCGGCTCGCGGAAACCCGGCCGACCACGGTCGTGGTCGCCGGCGACCTGTTGCACTCCTTTTCGCGGATTCCGCGCGGGGTGGAGCGCGATCTGGGCCGTCTCGCCGACGCCGTCGACGAGGCCGACGCCGACCTGATCGTCACGCCCGGCAACCACGACGCGATGCTCGAGGAGGCGTTCGGCGGCGAGACGGTCGACGAGTACGCGCTGGCCGACGGCGAGACGGTCGTCTGTCACGGTCACGAGGAGCCGGAGGCGGCGGCCGACCGGTACATCGTCGGTCACGTCCACCCGGCGCTGTCGATCGAGGGGCGCAAACGACCGTGTTTCCTCTACGGACCGGGACAATACTGCGGGGCGGACGTGCTCGTGCTCCCGGCGTTTACCCGCCTCGCAGCCGGGTCGACCGTCAACCGGATGGCCGGTCGCGACTTCCAGACGCCGGTCGTCCGGAACGCCGACGCCTTCCACCCCGCGATCAGGGACGATGCGAGCGGCGAAACGCTGTGGTTCCCGCCGCTCGGGGAGTGTCGGCGGCTGCTGTGA
- a CDS encoding NAD(P)/FAD-dependent oxidoreductase, producing MPSTPRVLVAGGGLAGLVAARHLAAGGVDAALVERRETVGGRVRTLERDGYRFDRGFQVLFTAYPAARRELDLERLELRRFAPGATIAGPNGRSTLADPLRQPATVSATVSNPYVSVGDAIRVARLWWTLRRSDPDDTFAGGDDRIDDYLRERGFSDRFVEGFVAPFYGGITLDRSLSTSANVFEYTFRTLAAGEIAVPAAGMEAIPAQLADRVRAAGGTIRTGVEIESIAAGSDDGSSRGERGDGGPVTAATDDGTIDADAVVVATDPPTARELTDVAAIPTDGRGCVTQYYALPAAVDLETDRRLLLNATDRGPNHVVPHSAVAPEYAPDDATLISATFLGDREEADASLADRTRRALESWYPDRRFDGLETLHTARVPFAQFMQPPGFRDRLPDTRDPTGPVYLAGDYTRWSSIQGAMESGRQAAKAVIDDLSE from the coding sequence ATGCCTTCGACTCCACGGGTTCTCGTCGCCGGCGGCGGGCTGGCCGGGCTGGTCGCCGCGCGACACCTCGCCGCCGGCGGCGTCGACGCCGCGCTGGTCGAACGTCGAGAAACGGTCGGCGGCCGCGTTCGGACCCTCGAGCGGGACGGCTACCGGTTCGACCGCGGCTTCCAGGTCCTCTTTACCGCCTACCCGGCGGCGCGGCGAGAGCTCGATCTCGAGCGACTCGAGTTGCGCCGATTTGCGCCGGGGGCGACCATCGCGGGACCGAACGGCCGGTCGACGCTGGCCGATCCGCTTCGGCAACCGGCGACCGTTTCGGCGACGGTGTCGAACCCGTACGTGTCCGTCGGCGACGCGATTCGGGTCGCGCGGCTCTGGTGGACCCTCCGGCGGAGCGACCCGGACGACACGTTCGCCGGGGGCGACGACCGCATCGACGACTACCTCCGGGAACGCGGGTTTTCCGACCGCTTCGTCGAGGGGTTCGTCGCCCCGTTCTACGGCGGCATCACGCTCGATCGGTCGCTGTCGACTTCTGCGAACGTGTTCGAGTACACTTTCCGGACCCTCGCGGCGGGCGAGATTGCGGTTCCGGCCGCCGGGATGGAAGCGATCCCGGCCCAGCTCGCCGACCGCGTCCGAGCGGCCGGCGGAACGATTCGAACGGGCGTCGAGATCGAGTCGATCGCAGCGGGCAGCGACGACGGCTCGAGCCGGGGTGAGCGCGGCGACGGCGGCCCCGTCACGGCGGCAACCGACGACGGGACGATCGACGCCGATGCCGTCGTCGTCGCGACCGATCCGCCGACGGCTCGCGAGCTCACCGACGTCGCCGCGATCCCCACCGACGGCCGCGGCTGCGTCACGCAGTACTACGCCCTGCCGGCGGCGGTCGATCTCGAGACGGACCGGCGACTCCTGCTGAACGCGACCGATCGGGGGCCGAACCACGTCGTCCCCCACAGCGCGGTCGCGCCGGAGTACGCCCCCGACGACGCCACCCTGATCAGCGCGACCTTCCTCGGAGACCGCGAGGAAGCCGACGCGTCGTTGGCCGATCGAACCCGACGCGCTCTCGAGTCGTGGTACCCCGACCGACGGTTCGACGGCCTCGAGACGCTCCACACCGCGCGCGTTCCGTTCGCGCAGTTCATGCAGCCGCCGGGGTTTCGCGACCGGCTCCCCGACACCCGCGACCCCACGGGGCCGGTCTACCTGGCCGGCGATTACACGCGGTGGTCCTCGATTCAGGGGGCGATGGAGAGCGGTCGGCAGGCGGCGAAGGCCGTGATCGACGATCTCTCGGAGTGA
- a CDS encoding nucleoside hydrolase, with protein sequence MSDATQRRVIVDTDTAGDDTQALLLAALSDRAALEGVTICAGNVPFAYQVENAKYTLDLAGVADDVPVYEGARSPLLKDHEFAEYIHGEGGLGGDCFPETGIPSADEHAVDYIVRAARADPGELTLVCIAPLTNLALALQREPDLPDLLADVWIMGGAVNTLGNVTPAAEYNFWADPDAARAVMAAVETTLVDWGVTVRDSLFGADVFEEIEAIGTPLADFFLTVTDAVREFNAQSDHDAIGADVTTQPDSMTVATLLEPDLIEEHGRYAVEVDDRDGLTRGYSLVDELGVTDAEPRTRVVESVDGDRFQRMLLDTFRHGDPHYSA encoded by the coding sequence ATGAGCGACGCGACCCAGCGGCGAGTGATCGTCGACACGGACACCGCCGGAGACGACACGCAGGCGCTCCTGCTGGCGGCGCTCTCCGATCGCGCCGCGCTCGAGGGAGTCACGATCTGTGCCGGGAACGTTCCCTTCGCGTATCAGGTCGAGAACGCCAAGTACACGCTCGATCTCGCGGGCGTCGCGGACGACGTACCCGTCTACGAGGGTGCGCGATCACCGCTGCTGAAAGACCACGAGTTCGCGGAGTACATCCACGGCGAGGGCGGGCTCGGCGGGGACTGCTTCCCCGAGACGGGGATTCCGTCGGCCGACGAACACGCGGTCGATTACATCGTCCGCGCGGCGCGAGCCGATCCCGGCGAGCTCACCCTGGTCTGTATCGCACCGCTGACGAACCTCGCACTGGCGTTGCAGCGCGAACCCGACCTTCCCGACCTGCTCGCGGACGTGTGGATCATGGGCGGGGCCGTCAACACGCTCGGAAACGTCACCCCCGCGGCCGAGTACAACTTCTGGGCCGATCCCGACGCCGCGCGAGCGGTGATGGCCGCCGTCGAGACGACGCTGGTCGACTGGGGCGTGACCGTCCGCGACTCGCTGTTCGGGGCCGACGTCTTCGAGGAAATCGAGGCCATCGGGACGCCGCTGGCCGACTTCTTCCTGACGGTTACGGACGCCGTCCGGGAGTTCAACGCACAGTCCGACCACGATGCGATCGGAGCCGACGTCACGACCCAGCCGGACTCGATGACGGTCGCGACGCTGCTCGAGCCCGACCTGATCGAGGAACACGGCAGATACGCCGTCGAGGTCGACGACCGCGACGGACTCACGCGCGGGTACAGTCTGGTCGACGAACTCGGCGTCACCGACGCCGAGCCGCGAACGCGCGTCGTCGAATCGGTCGACGGCGACCGGTTCCAGCGGATGCTGCTCGACACGTTTCGACACGGCGATCCGCACTACTCGGCGTGA
- a CDS encoding transporter yields MGRLSTIVILVGIAMLVVPVPPIASALGGVAVVLVGIALRLLTDR; encoded by the coding sequence ATGGGCAGACTTTCGACGATCGTGATCCTCGTCGGGATCGCGATGCTAGTCGTCCCGGTTCCGCCGATCGCGAGCGCGTTAGGGGGCGTCGCCGTCGTCCTCGTCGGAATCGCGCTTCGGTTACTGACGGATCGGTGA
- a CDS encoding N-acyl homoserine lactonase family protein, protein MVDATLTPIDRGTVTSDVNNAIEGYVRGTADEPDPETTMGEGPVYNIVIDHPEGTILWDTGSHPNAADGHWPDELYATFEHTALRPLEDDLAEAGYAVADIDYVIQSHLHLDHAGGLYAFEGTDTPIFVHERELKHAYYSVTTDEGSDAYVRGDFDRDLDWEIVHGDRRQGFDGLEFVHLPGHTPGLLGVKLEVDEAGTVILAGDQAYTRANYEYELPMGGYLLWSKPAWLESLRTLKDLERRHDARVICGHAEEDLEAMQSGL, encoded by the coding sequence ATGGTCGACGCGACGCTCACGCCGATCGATCGCGGAACGGTCACCAGCGACGTCAACAACGCTATCGAGGGATACGTCCGCGGAACGGCCGACGAGCCGGACCCCGAGACGACGATGGGCGAGGGACCCGTCTACAACATCGTCATCGACCACCCCGAGGGGACGATCCTCTGGGATACCGGCTCTCATCCCAACGCCGCCGACGGCCACTGGCCCGACGAGCTGTACGCCACGTTCGAACACACGGCCCTCCGCCCGCTCGAGGACGACCTCGCCGAGGCCGGCTACGCGGTCGCGGACATCGACTACGTGATCCAGTCTCACCTCCATCTCGACCACGCCGGCGGTCTCTACGCCTTCGAGGGCACCGACACGCCGATCTTCGTCCACGAGCGGGAACTGAAACACGCCTACTACAGCGTCACGACCGACGAGGGCAGCGATGCCTACGTCCGCGGCGACTTCGACCGCGATCTCGACTGGGAGATCGTCCACGGCGACCGCCGGCAGGGGTTCGACGGTCTCGAGTTCGTCCACCTGCCCGGACACACGCCCGGCCTCCTCGGCGTGAAACTCGAGGTCGACGAGGCCGGCACCGTAATTCTCGCCGGCGATCAGGCCTACACGCGGGCGAACTACGAGTACGAACTCCCGATGGGGGGCTACCTCCTCTGGAGCAAGCCCGCGTGGCTCGAGAGCCTGCGGACGCTCAAAGACCTCGAGCGCCGTCACGACGCGCGGGTGATCTGTGGTCACGCCGAGGAAGATCTCGAGGCGATGCAGTCGGGGCTATAG
- a CDS encoding acyl-CoA thioesterase → MGTRDTTDADRASDGPAFQPVFENRVRFAETDQQGIVFYGEYFTFQDEAVSAFLRAIDYGYDRMIDNGWQIHVANTELNYRTGAEFEDVIVNELRVADIGTASLEYEYRATRKHDGELLADGTVTQVAVDLETEETTRIPDAFRDAVATFQGGLASDA, encoded by the coding sequence ATGGGAACACGAGACACGACCGACGCGGACCGCGCGTCCGACGGCCCCGCCTTTCAGCCCGTGTTCGAGAATCGCGTCCGGTTCGCGGAGACCGATCAGCAAGGGATCGTCTTCTACGGCGAGTACTTCACGTTCCAGGACGAGGCCGTCTCCGCCTTCCTGCGGGCGATCGACTACGGCTACGATCGGATGATCGACAACGGCTGGCAGATCCACGTCGCCAACACGGAACTGAACTACCGCACCGGTGCCGAGTTCGAGGACGTGATCGTCAACGAACTGCGGGTCGCCGACATCGGCACGGCGAGTCTCGAGTACGAGTATCGGGCCACGCGCAAACACGACGGCGAACTGCTGGCCGACGGCACCGTCACGCAGGTCGCCGTCGACCTCGAGACCGAGGAGACGACCCGCATCCCGGACGCGTTCCGGGACGCCGTGGCGACGTTCCAGGGCGGACTCGCGTCGGACGCGTAG
- a CDS encoding ABC transporter ATP-binding protein, which yields MTDTILEIEDLNVYYGKSHALKGVSLSINEGEIYGVIGPNGAGKTTMLNAIAGFVDYEGTIRYDGTDLTGVSPQQRVRDGLIYCTEDRDLFPYFSVHENLLMGAQFRNDRDSVRQDLDMIYELFPRLDERREQEAETMSGGEQQMLAVGRALMSDPDVLMLDEPTLGLAPVIIQDISEALERLSDQGLTILLAEQNSTFALRHAERLSLIETGEIELAGTYEEFHDNEYVREAYVGVH from the coding sequence ATGACGGACACGATACTCGAGATCGAAGATCTCAACGTCTACTACGGCAAGTCACACGCGTTGAAGGGCGTCTCGCTGTCGATCAACGAGGGCGAGATCTACGGCGTCATCGGGCCCAACGGGGCCGGGAAGACGACCATGCTCAACGCCATCGCCGGCTTCGTCGACTACGAGGGGACGATACGGTACGACGGAACGGATCTCACCGGCGTGAGCCCGCAACAGCGCGTCAGGGACGGCCTGATCTACTGTACCGAGGATCGGGACCTGTTCCCGTACTTCTCGGTTCACGAGAACCTGCTGATGGGCGCGCAGTTCCGCAACGACCGCGATTCAGTCCGGCAGGATCTCGATATGATCTACGAGCTGTTCCCGCGGCTCGACGAACGCCGCGAACAGGAGGCCGAGACCATGAGCGGCGGCGAACAGCAGATGCTCGCCGTCGGCCGCGCGCTCATGAGCGATCCCGACGTGCTGATGCTCGACGAGCCGACGCTCGGCCTCGCTCCGGTCATCATCCAGGACATCAGCGAGGCGCTCGAGCGACTCTCGGACCAGGGCCTGACGATCCTGCTCGCCGAGCAGAACTCGACGTTCGCGCTGCGCCACGCCGAGCGGCTCTCGCTGATCGAAACCGGCGAGATCGAACTGGCGGGAACGTACGAGGAGTTCCACGACAACGAGTACGTCCGCGAGGCGTACGTCGGCGTCCACTGA
- a CDS encoding ABC transporter ATP-binding protein, producing MSLLEVDGLTKKFGGLVAVDDFSLEVEEGEIVGLIGPNGSGKSTVFNCIMGIYDVTDGAVRFDGADITDDATHEVVNKGLSRVSQESNPIQEMPVAGNIKLFTLPNRIFSFYGGATDEEIYEYAARIDIEDKLHEMPDELPHADVRRLEIAKALATEPEMMLLDEPFAGMNQAEITELADQIDHFRDEGMTMVVVDHNMGGLMELVDRIVVINNGDFLAAGTPEEIAENEAVQEAYLAGEGL from the coding sequence ATGAGTCTGCTCGAGGTCGACGGGCTGACGAAGAAGTTCGGCGGTCTGGTCGCCGTCGACGACTTCTCGCTCGAGGTCGAGGAGGGAGAGATCGTCGGCCTCATCGGACCGAACGGCTCCGGAAAGTCGACGGTGTTCAACTGTATCATGGGCATCTACGACGTCACCGACGGGGCGGTTCGCTTCGACGGTGCCGACATCACCGACGACGCGACCCACGAGGTCGTCAACAAGGGGCTCTCGCGAGTCTCCCAGGAGTCGAACCCGATCCAGGAGATGCCGGTTGCGGGCAACATCAAGCTGTTCACGCTCCCGAACCGCATCTTCTCGTTCTACGGCGGTGCGACCGACGAGGAGATCTACGAGTACGCCGCCCGCATCGATATCGAGGACAAGCTCCACGAGATGCCGGACGAGTTGCCCCACGCGGACGTTCGTCGGCTCGAGATCGCCAAGGCGCTGGCGACCGAACCCGAGATGATGCTGCTCGACGAACCGTTCGCCGGGATGAATCAGGCCGAGATCACCGAACTGGCCGACCAGATCGATCACTTCCGCGATGAGGGGATGACGATGGTCGTCGTCGACCACAACATGGGCGGCCTGATGGAACTCGTCGATCGAATCGTCGTGATCAACAACGGTGACTTCCTCGCGGCGGGAACGCCCGAGGAGATCGCCGAGAACGAAGCGGTGCAGGAAGCGTACCTCGCCGGGGAGGGTCTCTAA
- a CDS encoding branched-chain amino acid ABC transporter permease has translation MSSATDRLNAATSSATDRLSIVTGPIDQLLQPLANVYNRLVGDYFGEMNGLQFVLIFGTAAALLTAPFWGNFGLVRAMSIAAIWAIFAMSWDIQSGYTGYISFGHSVLSGAAGYTTAMLIHNVDPGLSMMITIPVSILAALVVGLVIALPSLRLTGPYFSLITFVAVLIFYRLIPSFSEYTGGETGIQSVEVFTYDPVARYYYMIVPMLLIAIVLTLIARSNIGLILVSIRENEAAVNAAGINATKFKIFSFALSSIPMGIGGVLLVHFSGGVDPTTFIVVDRSIEMIAIAVLGGMSSILGPLGGAFFLIVLRDYILTDIANLGSSIRWTVFWALVLLVLVFARDGVFRKLWHGLDRLGGDRR, from the coding sequence ATGAGTAGCGCTACGGATCGGTTGAACGCTGCGACGAGTAGCGCAACGGATCGGTTGAGTATCGTGACTGGCCCCATCGATCAGTTACTCCAACCGCTGGCGAACGTCTACAACCGGTTGGTCGGTGACTACTTCGGTGAAATGAACGGGCTCCAGTTCGTGTTGATCTTCGGAACGGCCGCCGCGCTGTTGACAGCGCCGTTCTGGGGGAACTTCGGGCTCGTCAGAGCGATGTCCATCGCAGCGATCTGGGCGATCTTCGCGATGAGCTGGGACATCCAGAGCGGCTACACCGGCTACATCAGCTTCGGTCACTCGGTGCTGTCCGGTGCTGCGGGGTACACGACGGCGATGCTCATTCACAACGTCGACCCGGGACTGTCGATGATGATCACCATCCCGGTGTCGATCCTCGCCGCACTCGTGGTCGGGCTCGTCATCGCCTTGCCGTCGCTCCGGCTGACCGGGCCGTACTTCTCGTTGATTACGTTCGTCGCCGTGTTGATCTTCTACCGATTGATCCCCTCGTTCAGCGAGTACACTGGCGGGGAAACGGGAATCCAGTCGGTGGAGGTCTTCACCTACGATCCGGTCGCCCGGTACTACTACATGATCGTGCCGATGCTCCTGATCGCGATCGTGCTGACGCTGATCGCTCGCTCGAACATCGGATTGATCCTCGTGTCGATCCGCGAAAACGAGGCTGCAGTCAACGCGGCCGGGATCAACGCGACGAAATTCAAGATCTTTTCGTTCGCACTGAGTTCGATCCCGATGGGGATCGGCGGCGTGTTGCTGGTCCACTTCAGCGGCGGCGTCGATCCGACGACGTTCATCGTCGTCGACCGAAGTATCGAAATGATCGCGATCGCCGTCCTCGGCGGGATGAGTTCGATCCTCGGCCCGCTCGGTGGGGCATTCTTCCTCATCGTGCTCCGGGATTACATCCTCACCGACATCGCCAACCTCGGATCGTCCATTCGCTGGACGGTCTTCTGGGCGCTCGTGTTACTCGTGCTGGTGTTCGCCCGCGATGGCGTGTTCCGCAAACTCTGGCACGGGCTCGACCGGCTCGGAGGTGATCGCCGATGA
- a CDS encoding branched-chain amino acid ABC transporter permease: MLETLLSILVLGAMISAVYALIAIGFTMIFGVGGVLNLAHGALIMLGAFVYLALTSTAGAISLPPIVGFLIAVAVTAAASYALYAGLVKYIEDNIVITFLATVVVALLLTELIIIQFGSAPSQLIPIVSGTIYLESVGTRIRYAQLLAFVVSWIAIGALWYYVTKTDEGRSILATSMSTRGAELTGVNLQKVKSRTWLIAGTFAGIAGVFIGTLNSTSPQMWLSPLALAFIIVVIGGIGSIKGSVIAAYLIGYLETATVELLGANFQGVLSLVVLVAILLVKPNGFFGRELVHE, from the coding sequence ATGTTAGAGACACTACTCTCGATTCTGGTGTTGGGGGCGATGATCAGCGCCGTCTACGCACTGATCGCGATCGGATTCACCATGATCTTCGGCGTCGGTGGCGTGTTGAACCTCGCACACGGTGCGCTGATCATGCTTGGTGCCTTCGTCTATCTCGCGCTGACGTCGACCGCTGGTGCGATCTCACTGCCGCCGATCGTGGGATTCCTCATCGCGGTCGCCGTCACGGCCGCTGCATCGTACGCGCTGTACGCCGGACTCGTCAAGTACATCGAGGACAACATCGTGATCACGTTCCTCGCGACGGTCGTCGTGGCGCTCCTGTTGACCGAGCTGATTATCATCCAGTTCGGCAGCGCACCGTCACAGCTCATTCCGATCGTTTCGGGGACGATATACCTCGAGTCCGTCGGCACTCGGATTCGGTACGCACAGTTGCTCGCGTTCGTCGTCTCGTGGATCGCGATCGGCGCCCTCTGGTACTACGTCACGAAAACCGACGAGGGGCGCTCGATTCTCGCAACGTCGATGAGTACGCGCGGCGCGGAACTCACCGGGGTCAACCTACAGAAAGTCAAATCCCGAACCTGGCTGATCGCCGGCACGTTCGCCGGGATCGCCGGCGTGTTTATCGGGACCCTGAACTCGACGTCACCGCAGATGTGGCTCAGTCCGCTCGCACTCGCCTTCATCATCGTCGTGATCGGCGGCATCGGCAGTATCAAGGGCTCCGTCATCGCGGCGTACCTCATCGGCTACCTCGAGACGGCGACGGTCGAGCTCCTTGGAGCGAATTTTCAGGGGGTCCTATCGTTAGTCGTTCTCGTCGCGATCTTACTGGTCAAACCAAACGGCTTCTTCGGGAGGGAGCTCGTCCATGAGTAG